GGTCGCCATCGTCACGGGCGCGAGCTCCGGTATCGGACAGAGCGCCGCGATCGAGATCGCCAGGCGCGGAACCGGCGTAGTCCTGACCTACGGCAGCAACCGGCAAGGAGGGCTGGAGACGGCAGCCGCCATCAAGAAGGAGGGCGGCACGGCCGTCGCAATCCCGCTGGACGTCGGCGAGACCGCCACCTTCGCGGCCTTCCGCGACACGGTGGCCGACGTACTGCGCGGGACCTGGCAACGTGACACATTCGACTACCTGGTCAACAACGCCGGTTTCGCGCAGACTTCGTTGATCGAGGACACGACCGAGGAGACGTTCGACAGGCTCATGCGGGTACTGCTCAGGGGGCCGTACTTCCTGACGCAGAGGCTGCTGCCCCTGATGGCGAACGGTGGGGCCATCGTGAACACGAGCAGTAACTCGACGGCGGTCGTCGGCCTGGAGCCCGGCTACTCGGCCTATGCGTCCATGAAGGGCGGCCTGGACGTGTTGACGCGTTACATGGCCAAGGAATTCAGCGCGCGGGGCATCCGCGTCAACGCCGTCTCGCCGGGATCGACCCGCACCCGGATCGCCGACGACGCCTTCACCCGGTTCCCCGAGGTCGTCCCGGCCCTCGCCGCGAGGACCGCTCTCGGCCGGGTCGGAGAGCCCGACGACATCGGCGCGATGATCGCCACCCTGGTCTCCGACGAGAGTCGCTGGGTCACCGGTCAGAACATCGAGGTATCGGGCGGCTACAACCTTTAGCCGGGACCCGTCGGCCGACCATGCGCCCGACCGGTACGGGGCTCGCGCCCAGGGCGTAGGGGGGCGGCGATCCCACGGGAGTGGTCCCCGCCCCGCCGAAACGGCCCCTGACCTGGACAGCCGGCACTCCATGGGCACCCCTCGGCGACGGGGCCCCGCACCTACGCGTGATGAGCCAGACGTACGGCGGACCGGGGCGGGACGTGGAGGTCGAGCCACCCCGGCCAGGTCTCATCGGAGGTGCTTCGCCGGCCTGGTGGCGGCGTTGAGCAGGTACTCCAGCGGGCCGCGACGGAAGAAGCGGGACCAGACCGCGGCGAACACGATCGCCCCGAAGACGAACATGAGGAGCGGCACCCAGGACTGCTGGGTGCCGGGCCCGACCCCGAGCTCGGACAGCCAGGACTGTACGACGAAGTGGCCGACGTAGGCCGTCAGGGACATGGTGCCCACGGCGATGACCGGGTTGGCCAGTCTGCGCAGTCGCGGGAGGCGGTCCATGGCCGCCGTCGCGCCCACGATCACGAGGATCGCGACTCCCACGCTGCCGATGATGTCGAACGTGGTGCCGCTGTGCGGCCCGGCCGTCAGGAGCATCGATGCCTGGGGCTCGAACGACCCGCTGTCGAGGGGCATCGACCCGGAGCTGCCGGACATCGCCCCGGAGCCGCCGGACGACGGACCGCCTTCCGCCAAACTGTCCAGCGCGTTCCTGCCGGCCAGCAGCAAGGACATGCCGTACGCGGCCACGGTGAGGGCGGCGCCGAGCGCGGCCAGGCGCCACTGGACGGCGGTCGCGGACAGGTCTAGGCGGGCCAGCGCCATACCGGCGATCACGAACGGAATCCACGTGATCGCCGGGTAGAAGCCGGTGCACAGCAGATCGAGCACTCCCACGTCGCTGAGCCGGTGGAGCGGGTCGTAGGCGTTGACGCTCTGTCGGATCGGCTCGGTGAGCAGCGAGTTCAGGGCGAACGCCAGCTGCGGTGTGACGAGGGCAAGGGCGGCCGCGGTGATCGCGAGGGTCCTGGCGCGCAGTCGCACCAGGGGCAGGGCCAGCAGGAAGTAGACGCCGTAGAAGCCGAGGATGATCACTCCGCCGTATTCCATCGCCATCACGGTGCCCAGCGCGAGCAGGACCACGGCGCGGATCGCGATCCTGGCCTTCGCCTGACGGCCGGCCAGGCCGGTCTTCGGCTCGCGGCGGCCGGCGAGCAGCATCAGTGAGAACCCGGCGAGGGTGGCGAACAGGACCGACGAGTGACCGTCCGCCATGTACCGGACCCAGCTGGCGACACCGTTCGTGGCCGACAGCGGGGGACCGATGTGCACGACGTACATGCCGAACACCGCCAGCGCACGGGCCAGGTCGACCCCGACGAGGCGTCCCGTCGAAGGACCGGGCGGGGCCGGCACGGCGGACTCGGGGGAGGTGCGGGGCTGCGGAGGAGAGTTCTCCTGCGGAGCTGACGTCTCCGGCAGTGGCTGCGACTTTGTCATACGGAGAATCTCGCGGGGACATCCGGAGGCGGACCATCCGGCAGGCCGCGGTGACGACCCCGCCGGTCGGCGGGTACGCCCCCGCTACTCGGGGAGTCACGTCCCGGCCGGTACGACGCGACCGGACAGCCGTCCGCTCCTTCCTCAGCCACTCGGCGGGGGTGGACCCGACGGTTGCCGGATGGGCACCGGGAGGCGGGGCTTCCAGGCTGGAGGCATGACACACCGTGCGCGACACAGGGAGACCGACACTTCCCTCCGGTCATCGGCCGGCCTGGGCGGGTTCCTGGAATTCCTCGGTCTGGCGCTCGCGGCCGGCGCCTTCGTCCTGTTCGTCGTCCGCCCTGAGGTGTCCGAAGCGTTGGTGCACACCCTCGTCACGAGGACAGCCGGACTCGGCCACTGAGCCGACACGCGCTCACCCCTGGTGCGCCGGACCGCCGATGCGGTGTCTGGCGGGCCGCGGAAGAGCAGGCCGCAGAAGAGCAGGCCGCAGAGGAAAGGAACGCAGTGAACACCGCATCCGCCCCGACGACGGATGAGCCTTGCGAGGCTTCCCTGTCCGCCCGGGAGACGGTCAAGGCGCTGTGCGCCCATGTCCGGCCGCACCGGTGGGCCGTCGCGCTCGGCCTGCTGTGCGCCCTGATCGGGGCCGCCGGGGGACTGCTGCAGCCGCTGGCCACGAAGACACTGGTGGACCGCCTTACGACAGGTGGGACCGTCGCCGGGATCCTGATCGCGCTCACGGTGCTGGTGGTGCTGGGCACGGCGGTCGAGGCGTTCGGCGCGTATGTACTGGAGCGGACGGCGGAGTCGGTGGTCCTGGCCGCGCGGCGCACCCTTGTGGGGCGGCTGCTGCGGCTGCGGATCGCGGAGTGGGAGCGGATCCCGCCGGGCGACCTGATGTCCCGGGTCACCTCGGACACCACGCTGCTGCGGGCGGTCAGCACCCAGGCGGTCGTCTCCGCGGCCACGGGCGCGGTGACCTTCGTGGCGGCGATCGTGATGATGACGTTCCTGGACGCCGTACTGCTGGGCGTGACACTCGGCGTGGTCGCGCTGGTCGGCGGGGCCACCGCACTGGTGATGCCGAGAATCGCCCACGCCACCGAACGCTCGCAGGAGGCGGTCGGGGAGATCTCCGTCGCGCTGGAGCGGGTCTTCGGGGCGTTTCGCACGGTGAAGGCGTCCGGCGCCGAGGAGCGGGAGACCGCCCACCTGGAGGCGGCGGCACGGCGGGCGTGGCTGCATGGCGTGAAGAGCGCGAAGTGGGAGGCCGTGGCAGGCTCGGCGGACGAACTCGCCGTACAGCTGGCCTTCCTCGCGGTGCTCGCGGTCGGCGGGGCACGGGTGGCGTCCGGGGAGATCCCCGTGTCCACCCTCATCGCCTTCCTGCTGTACCTCTTCTACCTGATCGAACCGGTGTCCAAGCTGGTCGAGGCCGCGTCCCACTACCAGGAGGGGGCGGCGGCGATCTCCCGGATCGCGTACGTGGAACGCCTCTCGACGGAGTCGCCCGCCCGGCCGAAGGGCGCTCTGCCCAGGCAGGGGACCGGGGTGCGGGGCCCGGCGTCGGTCCGCTTCGAGGACGTGTCCTTCCGCTACCGTCCGGGCCTGCCGTACATCCACCGCCAGGTGAGCTTCGAGGTACCGGGCGCCGGGACGACGGCCTTCGTCGGTCTCTCCGGCGCGGGCAAGTCGACGGTCTTCGCGCTCATCGAGCGGTTCTACGAGGCCACCGGAGGCCGGGTCCTGGTCGACGGCGAGGACGTACGGCACTGGTCCCTGCCCGAGCTGCGGTCCGCCATCGGATACGTGGAGCAGGACGCTCCCGTGCTGGCCGGCACGCTGCGCGAGAACCTGCTCCTCGCCGCGCCCGGCGCGACGGACGACGACATCCGCGACGTCCTGGCCCGGACCAGGCTCGACACCCTCGTCGGTCGGCTGCCCCACGGCCTGGACACCCCGGTCGGACACCGCGGGTCGAAGCTGTCCGGCGGTGAGCGGCAGCGCATCGCGATCGCCCGCGCCCTGCTGCGGCGGCCCCGGCTGCTGCTGTTGGACGAGGCGACCTCGCAACTCGACGCCGTCAACGAACTGGCGTTGCGGGACGTCCTCGCGGAGGTGGCCCGCGAGACCACCGTGCTGGTGGTGGCCCACCGCCTGTCGACGGTGACCGGCGCCGACCGGATCATCGTCATGGACACCGGACGGGTACGGGCCGTGGGCACCCACGAGGAACTGGTGGCCCAGGACCCGCTGTACGGGCAGCTGGCGGCCACCCAGTTCCTGGCTCCCGCGCGATGACCCACCCACCACACGCACCGGTACCCGTGGACACCAGGACCGCGAAAGGTCCTTCATGCGCACCGAGTTCGCCGTCCTTCGCAGACAGCGCGAGACCCCGGCCGGTCAGTCCGCGCCGAGCGGAATCCGCAGCCGCACCCGGTAACCGCCCTCCGCCGTGGGGGCCGCGTCCAGGGTGCCGTGCAGGATGTCGGCCCGTTCCCGCAGGCCGACCAGGCCGTGCTGCGAGCCGGGCAGGGACAGGGAGGGGCGTGTGGCCGCGGTGTTGGTGACGGTGACTCCGACGTCGTCGCCGTGCTGCCACAGCTCGACGCGGGCCGTGGCGCCGGGGGCGTGCTTGCGCACGTTGGTCAACGCCTCCTGGACCGTGCGGTAGATGGCCCGTTGGGCGGGTGTGCCCACGGTGGGCGGGAGTTCACCCGTCAACTGCGCGTGAGCGCCGCTGGATTCCACGAGTCTGCGCAGGTCGGCCAGGGTCGGCTGAGGGGTGAGTTCGGTGGCGTGGCCGCCGGAGGCGCGCAGCAACGTGACCATGGTGCGCAGTTCGTCGAGCGTGGTGACGCTCAGCGAACGGATCGTGCGGGCGGCATCCTTGGCGTCCGCGTCCTCGGTGGCGACCTGCAACGCACCCGCCCGTACGGCGATCAGGCTGACCTGGTGGGAGACCACGTCGTGCATCTCGCGGGCCAGCTGGGCGCGTTCGCGGGCGAGCACGGCCTGCGCGTGCAGGGCCCGCTCGTGCTCCCTGGCCTCCTCGATCTCGGTCAGCCGCCGCGCCAGGTCCCGTTGCGCCTGGAGAAGCTGGCCGAAGAGGACGGGGGCCGCGGCGGTCGCCAGGCCGTACACGAAGAAGACCAGCGTCATGGTCCGGTCGACCTCGGCCAGAGGCCACGGAGTGCTGCTCGCGACGGCGGACAGGGCGACGCACACGGCGAGGAGACGGCGGTCGCGGGAGCGTTCGGCCAGAGTGAACAGCGCCACGAGCACGGCGACGGCGACATCCTGCATCAGCGCGATGGGCAGGGTGAGCAGGAAGACGCCGAGCGGGAACCGCCGCCGGAAGGCGAGCGCGGCGCAGCCGACCGCGGCCAGCGCCACGCCGAGCCGTGTGTGCTCCCACATGTTCAGCCATACATCCACGGCCGCCACCGTCACCAGGACGATGTCGACGACCGGAGCGGGAACCCGCTGCCACCGGACGCGTGCGCGGTTCATCGTCCGGCCTCGGGCCGCGGGCGCTCGTCGAGCAGTCCGGCCCGCTGCGCCAGCAGCGCGGCCTGCACTCGGCTGGTCACCCGCAGCTTGGTGAGGATCGCGCTGACGTGGTCCTTGACCGTGCCGACACCCAGGTGGACGCGCGCCCCGATGTCGGCGTTCGACAGACCCTCGGCCACCAGGACGAGGACGTCGCGCTCGCGGACGGTGAGCAGCCTGACGCGAGCAGCCTCCTCGTCGACGGCCGTCCGGGTGCCCGGGTGGCTGTGCAGCAGGGTCCGCGACGCCTTGGGGGACAGCACCACACCGCCCGCGGCGAGGGTGCGCACCAGGTGGGCGAGCTGCTCCGGCTCGGTGTCCTTGAGGAGGAAACCGGCCGCGCCGCAGTGCAGCGCGGTCAGGATGTACTCGTCCGCGTCGAACGTCGTCAGCATCGCCACCACCGGAGCGTCCGGGTCAGCCCGCAGCTCACGCAGGACGGTGAGCCCGTCGACGTCCGGCATCCGGATGTCCAGCAGCACCACGTCCGGCCGTACCCGGCGGACGGTCTCCACGGCGTCGCCCCCGCCCGCCGTCGCGACGACCTCGATGTCCTGCGAGGCGCCGAGAATGAGTTCGAAGCCCGAGCGGACCAGTGCCTCGTCGTCCACCACCACTACCCGGATCACGCGCGCTCCGCCTCACCTTCATCCGTCATCCAGCCGTGCAACCCATGCCGTCCCGACCCTAGAGCCCCACAGAGTCCCCACGGCCCGACGAACCGCAGCTCCAGCCACACGGCGGGGTGTCACCCTCCGGTCGGCAGGGACACCGCGTCCTGCTGCCGGACACTCCAGGATCGGCACGTACTGCCTGTCGGACCCGGTCGAAGCCGATCGAAGTCGGCGTGATATCGGTGGCGGCGGTCGGACGCCGATGTCGGCCGGCCACCGGCTCGTGGTCCGGGGCGTGACCTCCCGGACCATGGGCGAACGCGACGGCCTCGCCCGCCCGTGGTCCGCTGTAAATGACACCGCTGACGCAGGGCGTCCAGTGTTCGTTCTCCGGCTCTGCTGAGGTATCACCCGACGACGCCGGCGTGTGCCATGCAGCGGGCCAGGTCGGTGCGGGAGCGGACGCCCAACTTGCGGTAGACGCGGGTGAGGTGGGCCTCGATCGTCTTGCGGGACAGGAACAGGGAGGCGGCGGCCTCGACGTTGCTCAACCCCTCGCCGATGGCGCGCGCCACCTGGAGTTCCTGCGGTGTGAGCAGCTCCACCACGGACGGCCCGGTCCGGCGGACGGTGGCGCGGTGCCCGGTGGCCGCGACCTCCGCCCCGGCCCGCGCCGCCCACGGCAGTGCCCCCAGCGCGCTGAACGTCCGTTGCGCGGCGAGCAAGGGCTCCTGCGCCGCCGACGGGCGCCGGAACCGGCGCAGGACCTCGCCGCCGACGAGCCGGGTTCGCGCCTGCTCGAAGGGCATCTCCCTTTGGCCATGCGCCAGTTCGGCGGTGGCGAGCCAGTCGGCGGCCTCGTCCGCCGTCTGCGCCAGCATCACCCGGCAGCGGGCGTGCGCGGCCGCGGGCCACGCAAGCGCGGTCGCCTCGGCGCGCTCGGCGAGCCAGTCCGTCACCGCGACCGCCCGCTCCCGCGCGCCGGTACGCAGACACGCCTCCACCAGATCCGCCACCCACGGCATGAGGTTCGGGTTGACCAGCCCCATCCCGTCGGCCATCCGGAAGGCCGCCTCCAGGTGCGTACGGCAGGCGCCCGGGTCTCCGGCGGTCAGCGCGGCCGATCCCAGCGTCCCGCGCGCGAACATGCCCAGACCGCGCAGCCGTCCGCCGCACCAGCGTTCGTACCGCGCGATCCGCTCCTCGCAGGCGGCTGTGTCGCCCCGCAGGCCGTCCAGCCGGGCCAACTGGATCAGGGCGTAGCCCGACATCGCCAGCTGCCCGAACTCCTCGGCCCGGCGCAGTGCTTCCACGGCGTCGGCACGCGCCTTCGGCCAGCGGCTCCACATCTCCACCTCGCACCGCCCCAGCAGCGCGTACGGCAACAGCGTCGGCGAACCGTCGCGCCGGGTGCCCTCGATCACCGCGTCCAGCACCCACCGGGCGACCTCGCCGTCGTCCGTCCAGGCCAGGCCCTGCGCGATGTCCATGGAGACCTGGCGTTCCGCGGGGCTGCGAACGATGTGCAGGGGCATGTCGCCGTCCCCGGACCGGCGACCCTCGTCGAGGAGCGCGAGCAGCGCCGCGCGTCCCGTCGGGACGTCACCGCCGAGTGCCTGGGCCTTGGCCCGCATCACGGCGGCGTGCCGGCGCTGCGTGTCCTGGCCGCCGTCGGCGAGTTCCTGGCACCGTGCCGCGATGTCGGATGCGTGCCGAAGTCTGCCGTCCATCGTCGCGGGCGCCACCGCGGCACCGTACAGGAGACAGGCCCGGGACCGGTCCACCGGTTGTACCGTGCGGGCGGCGTCGACGAGGAGCCGGTGGGCGCGGGCCGGGTCGCCGAGCCAGGTGCAGGCCTGACCGCGCAACAGCTCGATGTCGGCGGTCAGCAGCGGGTCGCGACTGCGGGCGAGGGCCTGTTCGCACCAGCGGGCGGCGTCGCGCGTGGTGCCGCCGTAGAAGGCGTCACGGGCCGCTTCGAGCAGCCGGCGCGCGGCGTCGGCGGGGTCCGGGGACAGCTCGGCGGCACGGTGCCAGGCGCATGCCGCGGCCGCCAACGCACCGCGCCGACGGGCCTGTTCGGCGTCGTTGGCGAGCCGCGCGGCGACCGTCTCGTCCGGGCCGGGCGCGGCGGCGGCGAGATACCAGGTCCGCAGCCCGTCGGACGACAGCGCTGCCAGCCGCCGGTACACCCGCAGGCGGCGGGCCGTGGTGCACTGGCCCAGTACGACCGGCCGCAGCACGGGATGCCGGAGCTCGCACACGCCGTCCCGTATCCGCACCAGCCCGGTCCGCTCGGCCGCGTCCAGCGCGTCCAGGTCCATGCCCTCGGCCGCCAACGCCTCCGCCAGCAGGGCGAGTTCGGGTGTGCGGCAGGCGGCGACGTACACCAGCGCCTCCCGGGTGCGGTGCGGCAGCGCACGCAGCTGTCCCAGCCAGGCCCGTTCCACGAGGGGGCCGGGTGCCTCCCACACGTCGTCCCACGGCGCGGCGCCCGCCTCGCGTGCCCGGGCGAGCGTTCCCGCGTACTCGACGAGCACCAGCGGATTGCCCAGCGACAGCCGGACCAGCCGGTCCGCCGCCGGATCCGTACGGTCGAGTCCATGCCGTCGCAGCAGCGTCCAGCAGTCGTCCTCGGCCAGCGGCCCCAGCACGGCCCGCGGCACGCTCGTCCACACGCCGTCCGCCTCGTCCCCGGACCGCATGGCCATGACCAGTGCCACGCGCTCCGTGGTCAGTCTGCGTGCCACGAACTGCAGGACCTGCCGTGACGCGGGATCCACCCAGTGCAGGTCGTCCACGACGACCAGCAGCGGCCGCACCTCACCGGCCGCCGCCAGCACGCCGAGTGCCCCGGCACACACCGCATAGGGATTGGGCCCCGCCACGTCCGTCAGCGCCAGACAGCCCTCCAGCGCCCGTCGCTGCCCCGGTGGCAGCTCGCTCAAGTACGGCCGCAGCGGAAGCAGCAGGTCGGCGAGGACGGTGTAGGACAGCACCGCCTCCGACTCCACACCGCGGGCCCGCAACACGGTCGTACGGCAGTGGTCGGCCGCGTACCGCAGCAGCACGCTCTTCCCGATCCCCGGGTCACCGCTGAGCAGCAGGGCGCCGCCCCGCTCCGCCAGAGCATCCAGCAGCCCGTCGAGCAGGGCCCGTTCACGCTCTTGCCCGACCGGCGGGAACTCGGTGTCCCCGTCCGGGCCCGTCCCGGCCCCCGGTACGCCGCCGGTCACGACCGTCGTCTCGTCCATGACGCCCCCGTACGCCCCGCGGCCGTGGGCCGCGTCACCAGAGTGCTCCCGTAGGGGTGATCGGCGTGAGCGATTGCACATCTTTGTCCGGCTTCGGCGTTTCGTGAAAAACCTTACGAACATGGGGAGTTCCCCGATGCGCCGGAACCCTCTCGTGCAGTTGCATCGATCGGACTCGTGGGATGCGTCGGGGGAGGCGCCATGAGCACTGCCGACACGTTCGCGCCCAGACTGTGCCTGCTGGGCCGTTTCACCCTGACCTGCGGCCCCACCGTGCTCGACGTCGGTACCGCGGCCCAACGCCTCCTCGCCTACCTCGGCCTGCGCCACCACGGCACCCGCACGGTGGTCGCGGGGACGCTGTGGCCGGACGTGCCGGAGGAACGGGCGCACGGGAGCTTGCGGACGGCGCTGTGGCGGTTGCACCGGGGGAGGGAGCCGCTGGTGTGCAGCGCGGGCGACGCCCTCTCGCTGGCCGAGTCGGTCACGGTGGACGCCCGGACTCTGATGGACTCGGCCCTGCACGTGGTCGATGCGTCACCGCTGGCGCTCGCACCGTCCCCGGAGCTGTTCTTCGCCGGAGACCTCCTGCCCGGCTGGGACGAGGACTGGGTCCTCTTCGAACGCGAACGCCTGCGCCAGCTCCGTCTCCATGCCTTGGACGCGCTTGCCCACCGGCTTCTTGCGGAGGGGCACCATGCGCTGGCCCTGGAAGCGGCCCTGGAGAGCGTGCGCGTCGAGCCGCTGCGCGAGAGCGCG
The DNA window shown above is from Streptomyces sp. NBC_01451 and carries:
- a CDS encoding response regulator transcription factor; this translates as MIRVVVVDDEALVRSGFELILGASQDIEVVATAGGGDAVETVRRVRPDVVLLDIRMPDVDGLTVLRELRADPDAPVVAMLTTFDADEYILTALHCGAAGFLLKDTEPEQLAHLVRTLAAGGVVLSPKASRTLLHSHPGTRTAVDEEAARVRLLTVRERDVLVLVAEGLSNADIGARVHLGVGTVKDHVSAILTKLRVTSRVQAALLAQRAGLLDERPRPEAGR
- a CDS encoding ABC transporter ATP-binding protein, with product MNTASAPTTDEPCEASLSARETVKALCAHVRPHRWAVALGLLCALIGAAGGLLQPLATKTLVDRLTTGGTVAGILIALTVLVVLGTAVEAFGAYVLERTAESVVLAARRTLVGRLLRLRIAEWERIPPGDLMSRVTSDTTLLRAVSTQAVVSAATGAVTFVAAIVMMTFLDAVLLGVTLGVVALVGGATALVMPRIAHATERSQEAVGEISVALERVFGAFRTVKASGAEERETAHLEAAARRAWLHGVKSAKWEAVAGSADELAVQLAFLAVLAVGGARVASGEIPVSTLIAFLLYLFYLIEPVSKLVEAASHYQEGAAAISRIAYVERLSTESPARPKGALPRQGTGVRGPASVRFEDVSFRYRPGLPYIHRQVSFEVPGAGTTAFVGLSGAGKSTVFALIERFYEATGGRVLVDGEDVRHWSLPELRSAIGYVEQDAPVLAGTLRENLLLAAPGATDDDIRDVLARTRLDTLVGRLPHGLDTPVGHRGSKLSGGERQRIAIARALLRRPRLLLLDEATSQLDAVNELALRDVLAEVARETTVLVVAHRLSTVTGADRIIVMDTGRVRAVGTHEELVAQDPLYGQLAATQFLAPAR
- a CDS encoding AAA family ATPase is translated as MDETTVVTGGVPGAGTGPDGDTEFPPVGQERERALLDGLLDALAERGGALLLSGDPGIGKSVLLRYAADHCRTTVLRARGVESEAVLSYTVLADLLLPLRPYLSELPPGQRRALEGCLALTDVAGPNPYAVCAGALGVLAAAGEVRPLLVVVDDLHWVDPASRQVLQFVARRLTTERVALVMAMRSGDEADGVWTSVPRAVLGPLAEDDCWTLLRRHGLDRTDPAADRLVRLSLGNPLVLVEYAGTLARAREAGAAPWDDVWEAPGPLVERAWLGQLRALPHRTREALVYVAACRTPELALLAEALAAEGMDLDALDAAERTGLVRIRDGVCELRHPVLRPVVLGQCTTARRLRVYRRLAALSSDGLRTWYLAAAAPGPDETVAARLANDAEQARRRGALAAAACAWHRAAELSPDPADAARRLLEAARDAFYGGTTRDAARWCEQALARSRDPLLTADIELLRGQACTWLGDPARAHRLLVDAARTVQPVDRSRACLLYGAAVAPATMDGRLRHASDIAARCQELADGGQDTQRRHAAVMRAKAQALGGDVPTGRAALLALLDEGRRSGDGDMPLHIVRSPAERQVSMDIAQGLAWTDDGEVARWVLDAVIEGTRRDGSPTLLPYALLGRCEVEMWSRWPKARADAVEALRRAEEFGQLAMSGYALIQLARLDGLRGDTAACEERIARYERWCGGRLRGLGMFARGTLGSAALTAGDPGACRTHLEAAFRMADGMGLVNPNLMPWVADLVEACLRTGARERAVAVTDWLAERAEATALAWPAAAHARCRVMLAQTADEAADWLATAELAHGQREMPFEQARTRLVGGEVLRRFRRPSAAQEPLLAAQRTFSALGALPWAARAGAEVAATGHRATVRRTGPSVVELLTPQELQVARAIGEGLSNVEAAASLFLSRKTIEAHLTRVYRKLGVRSRTDLARCMAHAGVVG
- a CDS encoding SDR family NAD(P)-dependent oxidoreductase, whose protein sequence is MKVAIVTGASSGIGQSAAIEIARRGTGVVLTYGSNRQGGLETAAAIKKEGGTAVAIPLDVGETATFAAFRDTVADVLRGTWQRDTFDYLVNNAGFAQTSLIEDTTEETFDRLMRVLLRGPYFLTQRLLPLMANGGAIVNTSSNSTAVVGLEPGYSAYASMKGGLDVLTRYMAKEFSARGIRVNAVSPGSTRTRIADDAFTRFPEVVPALAARTALGRVGEPDDIGAMIATLVSDESRWVTGQNIEVSGGYNL
- a CDS encoding DUF418 domain-containing protein; this encodes MTKSQPLPETSAPQENSPPQPRTSPESAVPAPPGPSTGRLVGVDLARALAVFGMYVVHIGPPLSATNGVASWVRYMADGHSSVLFATLAGFSLMLLAGRREPKTGLAGRQAKARIAIRAVVLLALGTVMAMEYGGVIILGFYGVYFLLALPLVRLRARTLAITAAALALVTPQLAFALNSLLTEPIRQSVNAYDPLHRLSDVGVLDLLCTGFYPAITWIPFVIAGMALARLDLSATAVQWRLAALGAALTVAAYGMSLLLAGRNALDSLAEGGPSSGGSGAMSGSSGSMPLDSGSFEPQASMLLTAGPHSGTTFDIIGSVGVAILVIVGATAAMDRLPRLRRLANPVIAVGTMSLTAYVGHFVVQSWLSELGVGPGTQQSWVPLLMFVFGAIVFAAVWSRFFRRGPLEYLLNAATRPAKHLR
- a CDS encoding AfsR/SARP family transcriptional regulator, which gives rise to MSTADTFAPRLCLLGRFTLTCGPTVLDVGTAAQRLLAYLGLRHHGTRTVVAGTLWPDVPEERAHGSLRTALWRLHRGREPLVCSAGDALSLAESVTVDARTLMDSALHVVDASPLALAPSPELFFAGDLLPGWDEDWVLFERERLRQLRLHALDALAHRLLAEGHHALALEAALESVRVEPLRESAHRAVVAVHLAEHNVLEAVRHYLVFRDLLDVELGVEPSARFVAMFPTATQARLMRLTRE
- a CDS encoding sensor histidine kinase encodes the protein MNRARVRWQRVPAPVVDIVLVTVAAVDVWLNMWEHTRLGVALAAVGCAALAFRRRFPLGVFLLTLPIALMQDVAVAVLVALFTLAERSRDRRLLAVCVALSAVASSTPWPLAEVDRTMTLVFFVYGLATAAAPVLFGQLLQAQRDLARRLTEIEEAREHERALHAQAVLARERAQLAREMHDVVSHQVSLIAVRAGALQVATEDADAKDAARTIRSLSVTTLDELRTMVTLLRASGGHATELTPQPTLADLRRLVESSGAHAQLTGELPPTVGTPAQRAIYRTVQEALTNVRKHAPGATARVELWQHGDDVGVTVTNTAATRPSLSLPGSQHGLVGLRERADILHGTLDAAPTAEGGYRVRLRIPLGAD